Genomic DNA from Streptomyces sp. NBC_01571:
ACGATGGGACCCGACGGGACCTACAGAACCTCCACCTCGTAGAAGCACAGGTGGTCCTTGATCTGCGCGACGTCCGGCTTCGGCTCGGGGTAGAACCAGACGAGGTCCTGGGCGTCGGGCAGGGACCAGTAGGACGCGTCGCCCTTGAAGGGGCAGTGCGTGTGGGTGTCGGAGGCCGTCAGCAGATCCAGGCGGACGTCCTGCGGAGGGATGTAGTAGCGCACCGGACAGCCCGTCTCGCGCAGCAGCAGCGGCCGGTCGCTCTCCGCGAGGACCTGGCCGCCGTGCACGACGCGTACGCGCTGGGTGCCCTGCTCGATGGTGATCGTGTGTCCTTGGGTCATACCGGGAAAGCACCCGCGGGGCCCGGGTTCTTCCCACGTACCGTGAACACATGAACATCTGCGTCTTCCTCTCCGCCGCCGACCTCGACGACCGCTACACGGGCCCCGCGCGCGAGTTCGCGGAACTCCTCGGCAAAGGGGGCCACACCCTGGTGTGGGGCGGTTCCGACGTCGGCCTCATGAAGGTGGTCGCCGACGGCGTCCAGGAGGCGGGCGGACGGCTGGTGGGTGTCTCCGTGGACTTCCTGGCGGCCAGGGCGCGGGCGGGTGCCGACGAGATGGTGATCGCCCGGGACCTCGCCGAACGCAAGGCGCTGCTCCTGGAGAAGGCCGACGCGGTGGTGGTGATGGTCGGCGGCACGGGGACGCTCGACGAGGCGACCGAGATCCTGGAGCTGAAGAAGCACGGGCGGACGGACAAGCCGGTGGTCCTGCTGAACACGGCGGGCTTCTACGACGGCCTGAAGGAACAGTTCCGGCGCATGGAGGCCGAGGGTTTCCTGCCGAGGCCGCTCATCGACCTGGTGTTCTTCGCCGAGGAGCCGGTGGGCGCGCTGGCCTACCTGGAGGAGAGTGCGGGCACCCGGTGATGCGAGCATGGCGTCCATGGCTACACATCTGATCACCGGGGCCGGTTCCGGCATCGGCGCGGCCGTCGCCCGCCGGCTGCACGCGCGCGGGGACGAACTCGTGCTGCACGCGCGCGACGCCGGTCGCGCGAAGGAACTCGGCGCGGCGTACCCGGGGGCGAAGACGCTGGTCGGCGACCTCGGGGACCCGGACAAGCTCTCCTGGGCGTTCTCGCACCAGTCCCTGCCCGACCGCGTCGACTCGCTCCTGCACATCGCGGGGGTGGTGGATCTCGGCCCGGTCGGCGAGCTGACCCCCAAGTCCTGGCGCCACCAGCTCAACGTCAACCTGATCGCCCCCGCCGAGCTCACCCGCCACTTCCTGCCCCAACTCCGCCTCGCCCAGGGCCACGTGCTCTTCGTGAACTCCGGCGCCGGCCTCAGCGCCAACGCCGACTGGTCCGCGTACGCCGCCTCCAAGCACGGTCTGAAGGCCCTCGCGGACTCGCTGCGCCACGAGGAGCACGGCAACGGCGTCCGGGTCACCTCGGTCTACCCCGGCCGTACCGCGAGCCCCATGCAGGCCAAGGTCCACCAGCAGGAGGGCAAGCCGTACGACGCCTCGAAGTGGATCGACCCGGAGTCCGTCGCGACGACGATCCTGACGGCCCTGGACCTGCCGCGCGACGCGGAGGTCAACGACCTGACGGTGCGACCGGGGCGCTGACGAGGGCCCGGAGCGGCGCGTGGGGTCACCGCTGCCCCACGGTGCGCGGGCGGGTGGGGTCTCCGCGGCCGCACGGTGCGCACGGCTCGACCGCGTAGCACCCCGCGGGGTTACGTACGCTTCGCGGGTGAGCGAAAACAGCGAGTTCGGGTTCGGTGCCGCCACCGGTGTCGGGTCCATGCCGGGTAGTGACGCGCGGGAGACCGCCAGAACCGTCACCGGGTCCTTCGACGACTTCCCCCATCTGCCGGAGCTGCCCGCGCGCGGCCCCGGCGCCGACATGATCGGGCGGACGGCCGGGATGCTGGTCGACCTGTACGCGCGCGTGGAGCCCA
This window encodes:
- a CDS encoding TIGR00730 family Rossman fold protein produces the protein MNICVFLSAADLDDRYTGPAREFAELLGKGGHTLVWGGSDVGLMKVVADGVQEAGGRLVGVSVDFLAARARAGADEMVIARDLAERKALLLEKADAVVVMVGGTGTLDEATEILELKKHGRTDKPVVLLNTAGFYDGLKEQFRRMEAEGFLPRPLIDLVFFAEEPVGALAYLEESAGTR
- a CDS encoding DUF427 domain-containing protein; the encoded protein is MTQGHTITIEQGTQRVRVVHGGQVLAESDRPLLLRETGCPVRYYIPPQDVRLDLLTASDTHTHCPFKGDASYWSLPDAQDLVWFYPEPKPDVAQIKDHLCFYEVEVL
- a CDS encoding SDR family oxidoreductase, with product MASMATHLITGAGSGIGAAVARRLHARGDELVLHARDAGRAKELGAAYPGAKTLVGDLGDPDKLSWAFSHQSLPDRVDSLLHIAGVVDLGPVGELTPKSWRHQLNVNLIAPAELTRHFLPQLRLAQGHVLFVNSGAGLSANADWSAYAASKHGLKALADSLRHEEHGNGVRVTSVYPGRTASPMQAKVHQQEGKPYDASKWIDPESVATTILTALDLPRDAEVNDLTVRPGR